From the genome of Miscanthus floridulus cultivar M001 chromosome 10, ASM1932011v1, whole genome shotgun sequence, one region includes:
- the LOC136489248 gene encoding acyl transferase 15-like, with protein MSTVVRKSSPVVVRPSRPVTKSDTIKLSAFDKVVGKIPATVLLVFENPIHEPANTIMRALSETLVHYYPFAGRIVAGIDDDGEEDHILCNGEGVAFISASCSNCALKEAIFLDHSPCERALLQELAIYYPAKGCGPADPLLLMQVTEFSCGGFVLGVTWNHLIADGAGMAQFLQAVGELARGLSSPSIIPVRLDDSLPRLPPSMDDALRLAMLTLVPWHLAYLDITVPSRSINLIRAEFGSRFNCQPCTMFEAVCAVLWQCRTRAIMSNSDTPAVLMFSANVRKHVGAKPGYYGNCTSCQFLMAPSGTVASADILDLVKMIKRAKEDIPHTSILNQFSNLTEANKGQMPQLFGPQLRYNVLLVTSWRNLGFEDADFGSGKAARVTSYAAGNTPSSPACIVCLPCQGEGGANVSSAFVKEEHAQAFLQELAKLM; from the coding sequence ATGAGTACTGTGGTGAGGAAGTCATCACCAGTAGTTGTCAGGCCATCAAGGCCGGTTACAAAGAGCGACACCATTAAACTTTCGGCCTTTGACAAGGTTGTCGGAAAAATACCAGCCACAGTGTTGCTTGTGTTTGAAAATCCAATCCATGAGCCGGCCAACACCATAATGAGGGCGTTGTCTGAAACACTTGTCCACTACTATCCTTTTGCTGGTCGCATTGTTGCAGGAATCGATGATGATGGTGAGGAGGATCACATTCTGTGCAATGGCGAGGGCGTGGCATTCATCTCAGCATCTTGCAGCAACTGTGCCTTGAAGGAAGCCATATTCTTAGACCACTCACCATGCGAAAGGGCGCTGCTACAGGAGCTGGCCATCTACTACCCTGCAAAGGGCTGTGGCCCCGCTGATCCTTTGTTGCTGATGCAGGTGACAGAGTTCTCCTGCGGTGGATTTGTTCTCGGGGTTACCTGGAACCACCTTATCGCTGACGGCGCTGGGATGGCTCAGTTCTTGCAGGCCGTTGGTGAGCTTGCCCGTGGGTTGTCTTCACCGTCTATCATTCCAGTTAGGTTGGATGATTCACTCCCACGTCTCCCTCCATCCATGGATGATGCGTTACGGCTGGCTATGCTGACTCTTGTTCCATGGCACCTTGCCTACCTTGACATCACTGTCCCCTCGAGATCAATTAACCTCATCAGAGCTGAATTTGGCAGTCGCTTCAATTGCCAGCCATGTACCATGTTTGAGGCTGTCTGTGCAGTATTATGGCAGTGCCGAACCCGTGCAATTATGTCAAATTCAGATACCCCAGCCGTGCTTATGTTCAGCGCCAATGTGCGGAAGCATGTGGGCGCCAAGCCAGGATACTACGGCAATTGCACATCGTGCCAGTTTCTCATGGCACCAAGTGGTACCGTGGCGAGTGCAGATATCTTGGACCTAGTCAAGATGATAAAGCGCGCCAAGGAGGACATACCTCACACATCCATTCTGAATCAATTCAGCAACCTGACGGAAGCCAATAAGGGTCAGATGCCGCAGTTATTTGGTCCACAACTTCGGTACAACGTGTTACTGGTGACATCCTGGCGAAATCTTGGCTTTGAGGATGCTGACTTTGGTAGCGGGAAAGCGGCTAGAGTGACGTCATATGCGGCAGGAAATACGCCGTCGTCTCCAGCCTGCATTGTGTGCCTGCCGTGCCAAGGCGAAGGCGGGGCCAATGTGTCATCGGCCTTTGTCAAGGAGGAGCATGCTCAAGCTTTCCTTCAAGAACTAGCAAAACTCATGTGA